In the genome of Vicia villosa cultivar HV-30 ecotype Madison, WI linkage group LG7, Vvil1.0, whole genome shotgun sequence, one region contains:
- the LOC131619279 gene encoding uncharacterized protein LOC131619279, whose amino-acid sequence MSQLSTASSFKTSTGEETMYVLPCRAQSENIYLGKAITIVPLSTTYNANLGSKESQTTHATSSGGPSVGNFSNPSLDKFREDNRYVDRVIRYLVTRVLREDIHVAGISRPLAQIVPSTNNDEEEQTTDSSKSNDSDNNLHKFSDSVLNSTGVREKSPKPNKKQVVFGTVKSWSKVSVSSKKRKITIETESDDVEGDVQDIIRVKKTVSKQSSVKVPNAPMDNISFHSVDSADKWRFVYQRRIALERELGQDALKIKEIMDLISAAGLIKTVTDFGKFYEVLVKEFVVNIPVDCAVPGSQNFRKVYVRGKIVHFSPAVINRHLGRSKDEGCDLEVTDNQVFKEIIANQVAAWPMRGKLSAGQLNLKYAILHKIGAVNWVPTNHTSTVVVGLGKFLYDVGTKTNFDYGTYIFDQTVRHAATNATKMPIAFPSLICGVVLNQHPGILLSTDGTCKHVVDLVLTSAEKKTSTTADTILVLKETCKDLDEIIATSTKRKLDIERLIKSLEQPDENGTSKAPGGAADTQESDDHVEGHTLDNTTTEGDDSSSSSSSDEED is encoded by the exons ATGTCCCAACTTTCTACAGCATCTTCCTTCAAAACTTCTACTGGTGAAGAAACAATGTATGTTCTTCCCTGTAGGGCTCAGTCGGAGAACATTTATCTTGGTAAGGCGATTACCATTGTTCCTTTGAGCACAACCTACAACGCTAATTTGGGATCGAAGGAATCCCAAACTACTCATGCAACAAGTTCTGGAGGACCCTCTGTAGGTAACTTCTCCAACCCTTCTCTTGATAAATTTAGAGAAGATAATAGATATGTTGATAGGGTAATTAGATATCTAGTCACTAGGGTGCTGCGTGAAGATATACATGTGGCTGGGATTTCTCGACCTCTTGCGCAAATTGTCCCTTCCACCAATAATGATGAAGAAGAGCAGACAACCGACTCCTCTAAAAGTAATGATTCTGATAACAATTTGCATAAATTTTCCGATTCTGTGCTGAATTCTACTGGAGTTCGAGA AAAGTCTCCCAAACCTAACAAGAAGCAGGTTGTGTTCGGAACGGTAAAGTCGTGGAGCAAAGTAAGTGTCTCCTCAAAGAAGAGAAAAATTACGATAGAGACTGAATCGGATGATGTTGAAGGTGATGTTCAGGACATCATACGAGTAAAGAAAACTGTGTCCAAGCAGTCATCTGTGAAAGTTCCAAACGCTCCCATGGATAACATTTCTTTTCACTCTGTTGACAGCGCAGACAAATGGAGATTTGTGTATCAAAGAAGGATTGCCCTGGAAAGAGAACTTGGTCAGGATGCTCTAAAAATTAAGGAGATCATGGACTTAATTTCTGCTGCTGGACTTATTAAAACAGTAACTGACTTTGGTAAATTCTATGAGGTTCTGGTTAAGGAGTTTGTTGTGAACATACCCGTGGACTGTGCTGTACCTGGAAGTCAGAATTTCAGGAAAGTCTATGTAAGGGGTAAAATTGTTCACTTCTCCCCTGCGGTAATCAACAGGCACTTGGGAAGAAGTAAGGACGAGGGGTGTGATTTGGAGGTGACTGATAATCAAGTCTTTAAGGAAATCATTGCAAATCAAGTTGCTGCTTGGCCAATGAGAGGCAAACTGTCTGCTGGTCAACTCAATTTAAAGTATGCTATTCTGCACAAGATTGGAGCTGTTAATTGGGTTCCCACCAATCATACTTCAACAGTGGTAGTTGGGTTGGGAAAGTTTCTCTATGATGTTGGGACCAAAACTAACTTCGACTATGGCACTTATATTTTTGATCAGACTGTAAGACATGCTGCTACCAATGCTACCAAGATGCCTATTGCATTTCCTTCCTTGATCTGTGGTGTTGTCCTCAACCAACACCCTGGAATCTTACTAAGTACTGATGGGACTT GTAAACATGTTGTAGATCTTGTCCTGACATCTGCTGAGAAGAAGACGTCTACCACAGCTGATACTATTCTAGTTCTGAAGGAGACCTGTAAGGACTTGGATGAGATCATTGCTACCAGCACCAAAAGGAAGCTTGACATTGAACGACTTATCAAGAGTCTTGAACAGCCTGACGAAAATGGGACTAGCAAGGCACCTGGAGGAGCAGCTGATACACAGGAATCTGATGACCATGTTGAGGGTCATACCTTAGATAACACTACTACTGAAGGTGATGATAGTTCCTCAAGTTCCAGTTCTGATGAGGAAGATTAA